In one window of Pseudodesulfovibrio sediminis DNA:
- a CDS encoding cytochrome C assembly family protein yields the protein MGSFESLHICIIVLYALGTLLFLTGISSGNDKLKRIATWFAVLGFALNTVDLGLMVNSDPSVLYGGTFYFNILAWSVVAFYFFLWWKLRLEFLAITALPLAALLFVGSMAFGGIKVFMPPHLTLLFFGLHIGTLVLTLGALMMAFGAALAFIYYNRQLKTKAGLTSMGQGVPSLNKFDTVNHWTVTLGFPLYTLGLFSTFFWYWVAPDKKFAWDIMKIGSLAVWFLYAFLFHQRIVLGWRGRKPAILTIWVFAGMCISLIHHTITFRAMP from the coding sequence ATGGGCTCGTTTGAATCATTACATATCTGCATTATCGTACTCTATGCTCTTGGCACCCTGTTGTTTCTGACCGGTATTTCTTCCGGAAACGACAAGCTTAAGCGCATCGCCACATGGTTTGCTGTACTCGGTTTTGCTTTGAATACAGTAGACTTGGGGCTCATGGTCAACAGTGACCCCTCAGTGCTGTATGGTGGTACTTTTTATTTCAATATTCTGGCCTGGTCAGTGGTGGCCTTCTACTTCTTCCTTTGGTGGAAGCTCCGCCTTGAATTTCTGGCCATAACCGCCCTGCCCTTGGCAGCCCTTCTTTTTGTCGGCTCGATGGCCTTTGGCGGTATCAAGGTCTTCATGCCGCCGCATTTGACGCTTTTGTTCTTCGGCTTGCATATAGGAACCCTTGTCTTGACACTTGGTGCCCTGATGATGGCCTTTGGGGCCGCTCTGGCATTCATTTATTACAACCGCCAGCTCAAGACCAAGGCCGGCCTGACCTCAATGGGACAAGGAGTACCTTCTCTCAACAAATTTGACACGGTTAATCATTGGACCGTAACTCTCGGGTTTCCCTTGTACACATTGGGGCTTTTTTCCACCTTTTTCTGGTACTGGGTGGCTCCTGACAAGAAATTCGCATGGGATATCATGAAGATAGGCTCATTAGCAGTCTGGTTCCTCTACGCCTTTCTTTTTCACCAACGCATCGTATTGGGGTGGCGCGGACGTAAACCCGCCATCCTGACAATCTGGGTCTTTGCCGGTATGTGCATCTCCCTTATTCATCACACAATTACTTTCAGGGCGATGCCATGA
- the hemA gene encoding glutamyl-tRNA reductase produces the protein MNNRKIILIGLNHRTAGVDVREKFALTDVENFEQGLMGNCPVHECMALSTCNRVEIVAVGKGVPEREVMDSLIQYWAGVCKASPELLMENIYQYSDLEAVQHIFTVASSLDSMVMGEPQILGQLKDAYRVAVERGAAKTIVNRLLHKSFSVAKRIRTETAIASSAVSISYAAVELARKIFGDLEGTKAMLVGAGEMAELAATHLMRNGVQDIIIANRTLSRAKELADNLGGEPIQIESMPDRLHEVDIVISSTGSPVAVIKAKDVKSILKRRKNKPMFFIDIAVPRDIDPNINNLDNVYLYDIDDLKEVVDENMAQRQEEASKAHAVVELETEIFGNWLNSLSLQPTIVDMVDKTEEVALRELNKTLKKIGPVDNKTLKALETLVLSIGRKSLHEPICFLKRRTQEEGSAERFIDLARRMFNLDDEVVPPTAHLNRKSQTCAPEDIEQLIEVSKKEQ, from the coding sequence ATGAACAATAGAAAAATCATACTTATTGGATTGAACCATCGTACCGCAGGTGTGGACGTACGTGAAAAATTCGCTCTGACTGACGTGGAGAACTTTGAACAGGGGCTCATGGGCAACTGTCCAGTGCATGAATGTATGGCGCTCTCCACCTGTAACAGGGTGGAGATTGTGGCTGTTGGCAAAGGTGTCCCGGAAAGAGAAGTTATGGATTCGCTCATCCAGTACTGGGCAGGAGTCTGTAAGGCCTCTCCGGAGCTGTTGATGGAAAATATCTATCAATATTCTGACCTTGAAGCCGTACAGCACATCTTTACCGTGGCCAGCAGCCTGGATTCCATGGTCATGGGAGAGCCGCAGATTCTCGGCCAGCTCAAGGATGCCTACCGTGTCGCGGTCGAACGCGGTGCAGCCAAAACCATCGTCAATCGTCTGCTGCACAAGTCGTTTTCAGTGGCCAAACGCATTCGTACAGAGACCGCCATTGCTTCCAGCGCTGTTTCAATCAGTTATGCGGCCGTGGAGTTGGCGCGCAAGATTTTCGGCGACCTTGAGGGCACCAAGGCCATGCTGGTCGGTGCTGGTGAAATGGCAGAATTGGCCGCAACCCACCTGATGCGTAATGGTGTGCAGGATATCATCATTGCCAATAGAACACTCTCTCGGGCCAAGGAGCTGGCTGATAATCTTGGTGGTGAGCCTATCCAGATCGAGTCAATGCCTGATCGACTGCATGAAGTGGATATCGTCATCAGTTCCACAGGCTCACCGGTGGCGGTCATCAAGGCCAAGGATGTCAAATCTATCCTCAAGCGGCGCAAAAACAAACCCATGTTTTTTATCGACATCGCAGTGCCACGAGATATCGACCCCAACATCAACAACCTGGACAACGTATATCTATACGATATCGACGATCTCAAAGAGGTGGTCGACGAAAACATGGCCCAGCGCCAGGAAGAGGCATCCAAGGCGCATGCCGTTGTCGAACTGGAGACCGAAATTTTTGGCAACTGGTTGAACTCATTGAGTCTGCAACCTACCATTGTGGACATGGTGGACAAAACCGAAGAAGTTGCTCTTCGGGAATTGAACAAGACGTTGAAAAAAATTGGCCCAGTGGACAACAAGACGCTCAAGGCTCTTGAAACACTGGTCCTTTCCATCGGGCGTAAATCCCTGCATGAGCCTATCTGTTTCCTGAAACGACGTACTCAGGAAGAAGGTTCGGCCGAACGGTTTATCGATCTGGCACGTCGCATGTTCAATCTGGATGACGAGGTCGTTCCGCCTACGGCGCACCTCAACAGGAAATCGCAGACATGCGCACCCGAAGATATTGAACAACTCATTGAAGTATCGAAAAAGGAACAATAA